In Pseudomonas abieticivorans, the genomic window TCGTTGCCGTGCCAGCGCCTCAGGCGACCGCTTTGCTGGCGGCCGCGCCGAAGCTTGCCGGCGTAGTCGCGGGCGTGCAGATGGAACCGACCTGGGCCATCGCGCTGGCCTTCGACACGCCGCTGGAAACCCCGATGCAGGGCTGTTTCGTACAAGGCAGCCCGCTCGACTGGGTGGCGCGAAACCGCAGCAAACCGGGCCGCAACGATAGCCCCGATACGTGGGTGCTGCATGCCACCAGTCAATGGAGCAAGCAGCATATCGACCTGCCCAAGGAAGCGGTCATCGAGCACTTGCACGGCGCTTTTGCCGAGCTTGTCAACTGCGCCATGCCGGCACCGGCCTTCAGTATTGCCCACCGCTGGCTGTATGCCCGCCCTGCCGGCAACCATGAATGGGGCGCGCTGGCCGACGCCGATCTGGGCCTGTACGTATGTGGCGACTGGTGCTTGTCGGGCCGTGTCGAAGGTGCCTGGCTCAGTGGCCAGGATGCTGCCCGCCGCTTGATCGAACACCTGGAGTGAAGGCCGGCCATCGTCTCAACCCGCGCAAGTTGCTGCTGTCCAAGTGGACAGCAGCCCATCCTGTTAAACGCGAAAAACATTTCCTGGTCACCGAACTGTTCAGCGATGAGGACGGCACCGTCATCGACATCGAATTGCAAGCGGTGCTCACCCACGGCACCCGTCGCCTGCCTTGGCAGGAGCTGGCCAACGCCGAGCAGTGGCTGATGGGCTGGAAGTAGAACCCTCTGCAAATCTTGTACAAATAATTTGACTTGTACAGCTACGCTCCTATGATGAGTAGAGTTGTACACAAATCATTGCATGTACAAGATTGCACGAGGTGCTACATGTTCGATCCGCCCGCTGGCCACAAACCGAAAATCGCCATCAGCGCCTGCCTGATGGGTGTCGAAGTGCGCTTCAACGGCGGGCACAAAGAGTCGCGGCTGTGCAGCCATGCCTTGGCCGAGCACTTCGATTTCATACCGGTGTGCCCGGAAGTGGCCATCGGCATGGGTATCCCCCGCGAGCCCATTCGCCTGGTGGGCGACCCCGCACGCCCCCAAGCAGTCGGCAGCGTGAACCCCGACCTGAACGTCACCCAATTGCTGGCTGACTACGGCCGCAGCATGGCCACCCAACTCGACGACATCAGCGGCTACATCTTCATGCACAAATCGCCGTCCTGCGGCCT contains:
- a CDS encoding NAD(P)/FAD-dependent oxidoreductase; the protein is MTVPIAIIGTGIAGLAAAQALHKAGHAYRLFDKSRGAGGRMSSKRSEAGSLDLGAQYFTARDRRFVDQVNQWKAQGLVAEWTPLLYNAKEGQLSPSPDEQVRYVGTPRMGAIAKAMAVEEFTTFNCRITEVFRGAHHWHLLDAEGCSHGPFSHVIVAVPAPQATALLAAAPKLAGVVAGVQMEPTWAIALAFDTPLETPMQGCFVQGSPLDWVARNRSKPGRNDSPDTWVLHATSQWSKQHIDLPKEAVIEHLHGAFAELVNCAMPAPAFSIAHRWLYARPAGNHEWGALADADLGLYVCGDWCLSGRVEGAWLSGQDAARRLIEHLE
- a CDS encoding TIGR02450 family Trp-rich protein, whose protein sequence is MKAGHRLNPRKLLLSKWTAAHPVKREKHFLVTELFSDEDGTVIDIELQAVLTHGTRRLPWQELANAEQWLMGWK